A window of Erpetoichthys calabaricus chromosome 12, fErpCal1.3, whole genome shotgun sequence contains these coding sequences:
- the rbmx2 gene encoding RNA-binding motif protein, X-linked 2, giving the protein MNPLTKVKLINELNQKESELGISEKVSWHSEYKDSAWIFIGGLAYDLTEGDILCVFSQYGEIVNINLVRDKKTGKSKGFCFICYEDQRSTILAVDNFNGIKIKGRTIRVDHVANYRPPKDSEDIDEVTKQIREEGCAPKTPPASSSESEEEYEVSVKKQKKEKKEKKKKKEKKKKKAKEKQSDSESRKSPVLLIKDRDSSFVKSNSNKDSNTHRSYEDTKPWREDRAAHSSKERNGVQQRELDKHKQQHRGSSKSSSSNRSCYDEGGREARTWDSRPKGKERGRSPNESGDWRKHDRQSDVRERQEGRHWNSDSQKKERDKSSRN; this is encoded by the exons ATGAA CCCTCTTACAAAGGTGAAACTGATTAATGAACTTAACCAGAAGGAATCAGAACTTGGCATAAGTGAGAAAGTTTCTTGGCATTCAGAATATAAAGACAGTGCTTGGATATTTATAG gtGGTTTAGCGTATGATTTGACAGAAGgagacattttgtgtgttttctcaCA GTATGGTGAAATTGTGAATATAAATTTAGTTCGAgataaaaaaactggaaaatcaaAAGGTTTCTGCTTTATCTGTTATGAAGATCAGAGGAGCACTATTTTGGCAGTGGACAATTTCAACGGAATTAAG ATTAAAGGAAGGACTATCAGAGTGGATCATGTTGCCAATTACCGGCCTCCAAAAGACTCTGAAGACATAGATGAAGTAACGAAACAAATTAGGGAGGAGGGTTGTGCACCCAAAACGCCACCCGCCTCATCCTCTGAATCTGAGGAAGAATATGAAGTTTcagtaaagaaacaaaagaaag aaaaaaaggaaaaaaagaagaagaaagaaaaaaagaaaaaaaaggctaaagaaaagcagAGTGACTCTGAAAGCCGAAAAAGCCCAGTTTTGCTTATAAAAGACAGAGACTCTTCATTTGTAAAATCAAATTCAAACAAAGACAGTAACACACATAGATCGTATGAAGACACAAAACCTTGGCGAGAAGACAGAGCAGCACATAGCTCCAAGGAAAGAAATGGTGTCCAGCAAAGAGAATTAGACAAACACAAACAGCAACACAGGGGAAGCAGCAAGAGTAGTAGCAGTAACAGGAGCTGTTATGATGAAGGCGGACGAGAAGCAAGGACCTGGGATAGCAGACCGAAAGGAAAAGAAAGGGGAAGAAGTCCAAATGAGAGTGGCGATTGGAGGAAGCATGACAGGCAGTCGGATGTTAGAGAAAGACAAGAAGGGAGACACTGGAATTCAGACAgtcagaaaaaagagagagacaagtCATCAAGAAACTGA